One genomic window of Aptenodytes patagonicus chromosome 19, bAptPat1.pri.cur, whole genome shotgun sequence includes the following:
- the TNFRSF4 gene encoding tumor necrosis factor receptor superfamily member 4 codes for MVAVGFYSHFSTVLFLLLAVTISHCLGLKCKEHQYPFGEKCCKDCAPGERMRSRCTAATDTVCAPCQDEYFSSEHNHNFCKSCTICNTRKGSVEVKKCEKTSDRICMCVAGYMPDVSYTLGSVCSPCPEGSYSKGGNENCQPWTNCSVLGKNTLRQGTKTDDAVCSNHVTQPATSQNATPALNLSTTDDKNNVSTAMFSPSRPSVITFICPDTNSPTETNWGSLSLILICLVLLVVSGMSILLLVIQAAKKETKKRPFRNNHRQERSVRIPIQEEHIDCNSSLIKN; via the exons ATGGTAGCTGTAGGTTTTTACTCacatttttctactgttttgttCTTGCTGCTGGCAGTCACTATTAGCCATTGCTTGGGACTGAAATGCAAAGAACATCAATATCCCTTCGGTGAAAAATGCTGCAAGGACTGTGCCCCTG GTGAAAGAATGAGAAGCCGCTGCACAGCAGCAACAGACACAGTCTGTGCCCCCTGTCAAGATGAATACTTTAGTAGTGAGCACAACCACAACTTCTGCAAGAGTTGTACAATCTGCAACACAA GGAAGGGGAGCGTGGAAGTGAAGAAGTGCGAGAAGACCTCTGACAGGATTTGCATGTGTGTTGCAGGTTACATGCCAGATGTCAGCTATACGCTGGGAAGCG tatgcTCACCATGTCCTGAAGGGTCTTATTCCAAAGGGGGAAATGAAAACTGTCAACCTTGGACCAA CTGCAGCGTTCTTGGGAAAAATACTCTTCGGCAAGGGACAAAAACAGATGATGCTGTTTGCAGCAACCATGTCACACAGCCAGCTACCTCTCAGAATGCAACACCTGCTTTGAATCTTTCCACCACTGACGACAAGAATAATGTGTCGACTGCAATGTTCTCACCGTCCAGACCCAGTGTGATCACTTTCATTTGCCCAGATACGAACAGCCCCACAGAGACTAACTGGG ggtCTTTATCACTTATCCTTATTTGTCTGGTATTGCTCGTTGTGAGTGGAATGTCCATCCTCCTGTTGGTTATCCAAGCAGCCAAAAAAGAGACCAAGAAGAGGCCTTTTAGAAACAACCATCGGC AAGAAAGGAGCGTCCGAATTCCTATCCAGGAAGAACACATTGACTGCAATTCTAGTCTCATAAAAAACTGA